A section of the Acidobacteriota bacterium genome encodes:
- a CDS encoding S9 family peptidase: MPTRPVLSLSTRAAAAGLAASLSLALAPPAAAETHPFSVRDMVAMERLGDPKPSPDGRWAVYTKRVWDEAANKNSTSLWLAALDGSSVRHLTSAPHVTDSSPTWSPDSRSIAFTSTRGGSSQIWSIAIDGGEATPIAALPVDVDNLAWSPDGSRIAFTADVYPDCPDLACTAKRDDEKAASPVKARTFTHLMIRHWDTWFDGKRGHIFTLPLRPLMPPAAAGAPVDLLQGLDFDAPTKPFGGAEEFAWSPDGKEIAFTSNMSSNPGWSTDSNIYTVAATGGPLTCVTKENAATDTAPAYAPDGSSIAYLAMQRPGYEADRQRVVLYDRRDGKRRVLTEGWDRSAGSLAWAPGGKALLVTATDTARQRVFSIDPATSKITTIVADHYNSGVAPVMASGGPGAGRIVFAQDSLTSPAEIFTARLDGTDLRRLTHANDDRLASARLSAGEEFWFAGAGGTKVHGWIFRPVDFKEGSKYPLAFLIHGGPQGSWEDHFHYRWNPEAYAGAGYATVAIDPRGSTGYGQAFTDGINGDWGGKPYDDLMKGLDHVLASYAWVDGTRMGAAGASYGGYMVNWIAGHTDRFKCLVSHDGAMDEYASYYATEELWFPEWEYMGTPYEHPELYEKWSPDRYVSNWKTPMLVVHSAKDYRLPETEGFSAFTALQRRGIPSMFLYFPDENHWVLKAKNSILWHETVIGWLDRWLKG; the protein is encoded by the coding sequence ATGCCGACGCGCCCCGTCCTGTCCCTGTCGACTCGCGCAGCGGCCGCGGGTCTGGCCGCTTCACTTTCGCTCGCCCTCGCCCCCCCCGCAGCGGCCGAGACCCACCCCTTCTCCGTGCGCGACATGGTGGCGATGGAGCGCCTGGGCGACCCGAAGCCTTCGCCGGACGGAAGGTGGGCCGTCTACACGAAGAGAGTCTGGGACGAGGCCGCCAACAAGAACTCGACCAGTTTGTGGCTCGCCGCTCTCGACGGCTCATCGGTGCGGCACCTGACGAGCGCGCCGCACGTGACGGACTCCTCGCCGACATGGTCCCCGGACTCGCGCTCCATCGCCTTCACCTCGACGCGCGGCGGCTCTTCGCAGATCTGGTCGATCGCCATCGATGGCGGCGAGGCGACGCCGATCGCGGCGCTGCCGGTCGATGTCGACAATCTGGCCTGGTCACCCGACGGGAGCCGCATCGCCTTCACGGCCGACGTCTACCCCGACTGCCCCGATCTCGCCTGCACCGCGAAGCGCGACGACGAGAAGGCGGCGAGCCCCGTGAAGGCCCGGACCTTCACCCATTTGATGATCCGGCACTGGGACACATGGTTCGACGGCAAGCGCGGGCACATCTTCACGCTGCCGCTGAGACCCCTGATGCCTCCGGCGGCGGCCGGCGCGCCGGTCGATCTCCTCCAGGGCCTCGACTTCGACGCACCCACGAAGCCGTTCGGCGGAGCGGAGGAGTTCGCGTGGTCCCCCGACGGGAAGGAGATCGCGTTCACCTCGAACATGTCGTCGAATCCGGGGTGGAGCACCGACTCCAACATCTACACCGTGGCGGCGACGGGCGGCCCCCTCACGTGCGTGACGAAGGAGAACGCCGCCACCGACACTGCCCCGGCCTACGCCCCGGACGGATCGTCGATCGCGTACCTCGCCATGCAGCGCCCCGGTTACGAGGCCGACCGCCAGCGCGTCGTCCTCTACGACCGTCGTGACGGAAAGCGGCGCGTGCTCACCGAGGGGTGGGACCGCTCCGCGGGATCGCTCGCCTGGGCTCCGGGGGGGAAGGCTCTCCTCGTCACCGCCACCGACACCGCGCGGCAGCGCGTCTTCTCGATCGACCCGGCCACGTCGAAGATCACCACGATCGTGGCGGATCACTACAACTCGGGGGTCGCCCCGGTGATGGCCTCGGGCGGGCCCGGCGCCGGCCGCATCGTCTTCGCCCAGGATTCGCTGACGTCCCCGGCCGAGATCTTCACCGCCCGGCTCGACGGGACGGATCTCAGGCGTCTCACGCACGCCAACGACGACCGGCTCGCTTCGGCCCGCCTCTCCGCCGGCGAGGAGTTCTGGTTCGCCGGAGCGGGCGGCACGAAGGTGCACGGCTGGATCTTCCGGCCCGTCGACTTCAAGGAAGGCTCGAAGTACCCGCTCGCGTTCCTCATTCACGGCGGGCCGCAGGGATCGTGGGAGGACCACTTTCACTACCGGTGGAACCCCGAGGCGTACGCGGGCGCCGGCTACGCGACCGTGGCGATCGATCCGCGCGGCTCGACGGGGTACGGCCAGGCCTTCACCGACGGGATCAACGGCGACTGGGGGGGCAAGCCCTACGACGACCTGATGAAGGGGCTCGACCACGTCCTGGCGAGCTACGCGTGGGTGGACGGGACGCGCATGGGAGCGGCGGGGGCCTCCTACGGCGGCTACATGGTCAACTGGATCGCCGGCCACACGGACAGGTTCAAGTGCCTCGTGAGCCATGACGGCGCGATGGACGAGTACGCCTCGTACTATGCGACCGAGGAGCTGTGGTTCCCCGAGTGGGAGTACATGGGCACGCCGTACGAGCACCCGGAGCTCTACGAGAAATGGTCGCCGGACCGGTACGTCTCGAACTGGAAGACGCCGATGCTGGTCGTCCACAGCGCGAAGGACTACAGGCTCCCCGAGACCGAGGGTTTCTCCGCCTTCACCGCGCTGCAGCGGCGCGGGATCCCCTCGATGTTCCTCTACTTCCCCGACGAGAACCACTGGGTGCTGAAGGCGAAGAACAGCATCCTCTGGCACGAGACGGTGATCGGCTGGCTCGACAGGTGGCTGAAAGGCTGA
- a CDS encoding CDP-diacylglycerol diphosphatase, whose amino-acid sequence MQGISERSTVRTAAWLAALGASLFVTVTTSTWAGSGKCSGRESDPDCVLYLITRKCLDTSAAEYCDACPYPRSGYCPATSTCESTTELWTGTAHYVAIRDNTACACPQVIHGLVIPTGAITGVEDPDRPASIWKFAWAVAEAAGLGDQDAVLIVNPPEHRTQNQLHIHVLPLDLSKRTALEATPKIDIPDLAAVWTKADGLAAESGLASYGIVVHRSGAAWHLHVANAGLTDAYSRLPECSRPVRKR is encoded by the coding sequence ATGCAAGGAATCAGCGAACGCTCAACGGTTCGGACCGCCGCGTGGCTCGCCGCCCTCGGCGCCTCCTTGTTCGTCACGGTGACGACGTCGACGTGGGCCGGCTCCGGGAAATGCTCCGGCCGCGAGTCGGACCCCGACTGCGTCCTCTACCTCATCACCCGCAAGTGCCTCGACACGTCGGCCGCGGAGTACTGCGATGCCTGCCCCTACCCGCGCTCGGGGTACTGCCCGGCGACTTCGACCTGCGAGTCGACGACCGAGCTCTGGACCGGAACGGCGCACTACGTCGCGATCCGCGACAACACCGCGTGCGCCTGTCCCCAGGTGATCCACGGGCTCGTGATCCCCACGGGGGCGATCACGGGGGTCGAGGATCCCGACCGCCCGGCGTCGATCTGGAAGTTCGCGTGGGCCGTCGCGGAGGCGGCCGGCCTCGGGGATCAGGACGCGGTGTTGATCGTCAATCCCCCGGAGCACCGGACGCAGAACCAGCTCCACATCCACGTCCTCCCGCTCGACCTCTCGAAGCGGACGGCGCTCGAAGCGACGCCGAAGATCGACATCCCGGATCTGGCGGCCGTCTGGACGAAGGCCGACGGTCTCGCGGCTGAAAGCGGTCTCGCGTCGTACGGCATCGTGGTCCACAGGAGCGGTGCGGCGTGGCACCTGCACGTCGCCAACGCCGGGCTCACCGACGCGTACTCGCGCCTCCCCGAGTGCTCGCGGCCCGTCAGGAAGCGCTGA
- a CDS encoding DUF3524 domain-containing protein produces MSERARVLYLDPYHTASHRALAEALRDRSRHDVTLLSLPPRKWKWRMRGAALAFEPQVRALAGPPAGVLVTTDFLNLPEFLALTRDHFPSPLGAIVFFHENQLTYPTPSSDLRDIHFGLANLYTALAADRVVFNSEFHRDSFVAGAEELVRLMPDFRPERIAPRLLDRASVLGLPLDLAAMDAARRPERQPWILWNHRWEEDRAPGEFFTAMETLAARARRGEAPDFRLVVVGQTYRTKPAIFDAARGRLAQRIERWGFVESRREYLELVSRCAVVVSTSRHEFFGVSVMEAIHLGCLPILPRRLAYPALAGGDDRVLYDDPAEIPDRAAALLSIAVGPREEAETRLAPMRERIRAHDLPGVVSTWDRWIAELASTGSISAS; encoded by the coding sequence GTGAGCGAGCGGGCGCGCGTCCTCTATCTCGATCCCTACCACACCGCCTCCCACCGGGCGCTCGCCGAGGCCCTGCGCGATCGGTCGCGCCACGACGTCACGCTCCTGTCCCTTCCGCCGCGCAAGTGGAAATGGCGGATGCGCGGCGCCGCTCTCGCCTTCGAGCCCCAGGTCCGCGCCCTCGCGGGCCCCCCGGCCGGCGTGCTCGTCACGACCGATTTCCTGAACCTTCCCGAGTTCCTGGCTCTCACGCGCGATCATTTCCCGAGTCCCCTCGGCGCCATCGTCTTCTTCCACGAGAACCAGCTGACGTACCCGACGCCTTCCTCCGACCTGCGCGACATCCATTTCGGCCTCGCGAACCTCTACACGGCGCTCGCCGCCGACCGGGTCGTGTTCAACAGCGAGTTCCACCGCGACAGCTTCGTCGCCGGGGCCGAGGAGCTGGTGCGCCTCATGCCCGACTTCCGTCCCGAGCGCATCGCTCCCCGTCTTCTCGATCGCGCGTCGGTCCTCGGACTGCCGCTCGATCTCGCCGCGATGGACGCCGCGCGACGGCCGGAGAGGCAGCCGTGGATTCTCTGGAACCACCGCTGGGAGGAGGACCGCGCGCCCGGAGAGTTCTTCACGGCGATGGAGACGCTCGCCGCGCGCGCGCGCCGGGGCGAGGCCCCCGATTTCCGCCTGGTGGTCGTCGGGCAGACATACCGGACCAAGCCGGCGATCTTCGACGCCGCGCGCGGGAGGCTGGCGCAGCGGATCGAGCGGTGGGGGTTCGTCGAATCGCGGCGGGAGTACCTGGAGCTCGTCTCGCGCTGCGCGGTGGTGGTTTCGACGTCGCGGCACGAGTTCTTCGGCGTGAGCGTGATGGAGGCGATCCACCTCGGATGCCTGCCGATCCTCCCGCGCCGTCTCGCCTACCCCGCGCTGGCGGGGGGAGACGACCGCGTCCTCTACGACGACCCGGCGGAGATCCCCGATCGGGCGGCGGCTCTCCTGTCGATCGCCGTCGGCCCGCGCGAGGAGGCGGAGACGCGGCTCGCGCCCATGCGGGAGAGGATCCGCGCGCACGATCTGCCGGGCGTCGTCTCGACGTGGGATCGGTGGATCGCGGAGCTGGCGTCAACGGGCTCGATCAGCGCTTCCTGA
- a CDS encoding cytochrome P460 family protein: MIAFALPVGGRAGPPSAGATFTSANALVFPANYREWIYLSSGLGMTYRKPGEAPSHEPSFDNVFVNPEAYREFSRLGRWPDGTIFALEVRASQTHGSINEGGRFQRKLMDVETHVKDARFPGGWAFFAFEAAGGSPPPAPALPRSAACYGCHGEHGAVEETFVQFYPTLLPIASARRTLRPGFDTVTFDQGAPNP, encoded by the coding sequence ATGATCGCGTTCGCTCTTCCGGTGGGCGGCAGGGCCGGGCCCCCTTCCGCCGGCGCGACGTTCACCTCCGCGAACGCCCTCGTCTTCCCCGCGAACTACCGCGAGTGGATCTACCTCAGCTCGGGGCTCGGCATGACGTACCGGAAGCCGGGGGAGGCGCCGTCCCATGAGCCCTCGTTCGACAACGTCTTCGTGAACCCCGAGGCCTACCGAGAGTTCTCGAGATTGGGGCGCTGGCCCGACGGGACGATCTTCGCCCTGGAGGTCCGCGCCTCGCAGACGCACGGGTCGATCAACGAAGGGGGAAGATTTCAGCGGAAGCTGATGGACGTCGAAACCCACGTGAAGGACGCGCGCTTCCCGGGCGGGTGGGCCTTCTTCGCGTTCGAAGCCGCCGGGGGATCCCCTCCCCCCGCACCGGCGCTGCCACGCTCGGCGGCCTGCTACGGCTGCCACGGCGAGCACGGCGCGGTCGAGGAGACCTTCGTGCAGTTCTACCCGACTCTCCTTCCGATCGCGTCGGCGCGCCGCACGCTCAGACCGGGGTTCGATACCGTCACGTTCGATCAGGGAGCGCCGAATCCATGA
- a CDS encoding PadR family transcriptional regulator: protein MSTASRPDLLQGTLDLLILRTVALQPMHGWGISQRIQQVSRDVLRVNQGSLYPALHRLEGAGWIDAEWGSTDANRQAKFYRITASGRRRLVEETENWRRMAEAIGRVLSVV, encoded by the coding sequence ATGAGCACCGCCTCGCGTCCGGACCTGCTGCAGGGAACGCTCGATCTCCTCATCCTGCGGACGGTGGCCCTCCAGCCGATGCACGGCTGGGGGATCTCCCAGCGAATCCAGCAGGTCTCCCGGGACGTCCTCCGCGTGAACCAGGGCTCGCTCTACCCGGCGCTCCATCGTCTCGAGGGGGCCGGCTGGATCGACGCCGAGTGGGGGAGCACCGACGCCAACCGGCAGGCGAAGTTCTACAGGATCACAGCGTCCGGCCGGAGGCGCCTCGTCGAGGAGACGGAGAACTGGCGCCGGATGGCCGAGGCGATCGGGCGCGTCCTGAGCGTTGTGTAG
- a CDS encoding FtsX-like permease family protein, with product MALVVEGQAVAPDAPKPQVDFEVVSRDFFKTIGTPLLRGRTFIDTDDESAPKVVLVNDVMARHHIQGGEPIGRRISLNGGDDWRTIVGVVGNVKQFTLDKESTEQVYIPFLQAARGGTLLVRTAGDPWALAGPIRGMIHRLDEKQPVGRVSTLEQLKSDTLASPRLTATLIGLFALLALVITTAGIVGVVSYSVSQRTQEIGVRMALGADRATVIRMVLRQGLMPVLVGLATGVTGALALTKLIARFLFDVAPTDPITFAGVVLALVAAAALACWQPARRAAGIEPMLALRSD from the coding sequence GTGGCCCTCGTCGTCGAGGGTCAGGCCGTCGCTCCGGACGCGCCGAAGCCCCAGGTCGACTTCGAGGTCGTGAGCCGGGACTTCTTCAAGACCATCGGCACTCCGCTTCTCCGGGGCCGGACGTTCATCGACACGGACGATGAATCGGCCCCGAAAGTGGTCCTCGTCAACGACGTCATGGCGCGGCACCACATCCAGGGGGGGGAACCGATCGGCCGCCGGATCTCCCTGAACGGCGGCGACGACTGGCGGACCATCGTCGGCGTCGTCGGGAACGTGAAGCAGTTCACGCTCGACAAGGAGTCGACCGAGCAGGTCTACATCCCCTTCCTGCAGGCGGCGCGCGGGGGGACGCTCCTCGTGCGGACCGCCGGCGACCCCTGGGCTCTCGCGGGCCCGATCCGGGGGATGATCCACCGCCTCGACGAGAAGCAGCCGGTCGGCCGCGTCAGCACCCTCGAGCAGCTGAAGTCCGACACCCTCGCCTCGCCCCGCCTCACGGCGACGCTGATCGGCCTCTTCGCCCTCCTCGCCCTCGTCATCACCACCGCGGGCATCGTCGGCGTCGTCTCGTACTCCGTCAGCCAGCGCACCCAGGAGATCGGCGTCCGCATGGCCCTCGGCGCCGATCGCGCCACGGTGATCCGGATGGTCCTTCGCCAGGGGCTCATGCCCGTTCTCGTCGGTCTCGCCACGGGCGTCACGGGGGCGCTCGCGCTGACCAAGCTGATCGCGAGGTTCCTGTTCGACGTCGCCCCGACCGATCCGATCACGTTCGCGGGCGTCGTCCTCGCCCTCGTCGCCGCCGCAGCGCTCGCGTGCTGGCAGCCCGCGCGCCGCGCCGCCGGGATCGAGCCGATGCTGGCGCTCCGGAGCGACTGA
- a CDS encoding alkaline phosphatase family protein: MRRLILSLALLGLSIPSHAAPAPGRPALVVLIAVDGLGADVFDRYAPFYTGGFRRLKSQGMNFTDAMVDHAVSVSHPGHVTLATGMNPSRHGIVDAAFYERDGAAWRFTDAVRDPAEKIVGDPNGDGASPRKFLATTLAEWVAADPAARFVAVGTGRFSSLLQAGRPKGDVYWYSHDTGRYVTSTYYRSDLADWVDRFNSDRLPKLMDVADTWENTAPVAARALARRDDAPYENDGTHVAFPHNFRHRDPKDPPADRAALAGYFGATPGVDGATLKLAAEAVDARRLGQRGATDYLGIVVSQVDDIGHSFGPGSQEHLDNLLRLDRALGELFEALDAKVGVDRWVVALSADHGMLDIPESLAETGKPGRRLSEAEIGAALKDVRETISGSKGSREEIAARVVATLKKRDFVADAYTPAQLLGSGPAVDPFVALWRHSCSADRVPRLPLFDFSSGTSPIGEAGVAVRLTERTIIDLDRAIHGSPYEVDRHVPLVFMGAGVAAGSSGAAARTVDVAPTLAKLAGIQAPADLDGHALIEPAAKR; encoded by the coding sequence ATGCGACGACTGATTCTCTCGCTCGCGCTGCTCGGCCTCTCGATCCCGTCCCACGCGGCCCCAGCCCCCGGCCGCCCGGCGCTCGTCGTCCTCATCGCCGTCGACGGGCTCGGCGCCGACGTCTTCGACCGGTATGCCCCCTTCTACACCGGCGGATTCCGCAGGCTGAAGTCACAGGGGATGAATTTCACGGACGCGATGGTGGACCACGCGGTCAGCGTCTCCCATCCCGGCCACGTGACGCTGGCGACGGGGATGAACCCGTCGCGTCACGGCATCGTGGACGCGGCTTTCTACGAGCGGGACGGCGCCGCGTGGCGGTTCACCGACGCCGTGCGGGATCCCGCCGAGAAGATCGTCGGCGATCCGAACGGCGACGGCGCCTCGCCCAGGAAGTTCCTCGCCACGACGCTGGCGGAGTGGGTGGCCGCCGACCCCGCTGCGCGCTTCGTCGCGGTCGGCACCGGACGCTTCTCGTCGCTGCTCCAGGCCGGCCGCCCGAAGGGGGACGTCTACTGGTACTCGCACGACACCGGCCGCTACGTGACGTCGACGTACTACCGGAGCGACCTCGCCGACTGGGTCGATCGCTTCAACTCGGACAGGCTCCCGAAGCTCATGGACGTCGCCGACACGTGGGAGAACACCGCCCCCGTCGCCGCGCGCGCCCTCGCCCGTCGCGACGACGCGCCGTACGAGAACGACGGCACCCACGTCGCCTTCCCGCACAATTTCAGACATCGCGATCCCAAGGATCCGCCGGCCGATCGCGCGGCGCTCGCCGGCTACTTCGGGGCGACTCCCGGCGTCGACGGAGCGACGCTGAAGCTCGCGGCCGAGGCCGTGGACGCGCGCCGGCTCGGACAGCGGGGCGCGACCGACTACCTCGGCATCGTCGTCTCGCAGGTGGACGACATCGGTCACTCGTTCGGGCCGGGGAGCCAGGAGCATCTCGACAATCTCCTGAGGCTCGACCGTGCGCTCGGAGAGCTCTTCGAGGCGCTCGACGCGAAGGTCGGCGTGGACCGCTGGGTCGTCGCCCTCTCCGCCGATCACGGGATGCTCGACATCCCGGAGTCGCTCGCCGAGACCGGGAAGCCCGGCCGCCGGCTGAGCGAAGCGGAGATCGGCGCCGCTCTCAAGGACGTGCGCGAGACGATCTCCGGATCGAAGGGGAGCCGGGAGGAGATCGCCGCCCGCGTCGTGGCGACGCTGAAGAAGCGCGACTTCGTCGCCGACGCCTACACGCCGGCGCAGTTGCTCGGATCGGGTCCCGCGGTCGACCCCTTCGTCGCACTCTGGCGGCACTCGTGCAGCGCGGACCGCGTCCCGCGCCTCCCGCTCTTCGATTTCTCGAGCGGGACGTCGCCGATCGGCGAGGCCGGCGTCGCTGTCCGCCTCACGGAGCGGACGATCATCGATCTCGATCGCGCGATTCACGGCTCGCCGTACGAGGTCGACCGCCACGTCCCCCTCGTTTTCATGGGCGCCGGCGTGGCGGCCGGATCGTCGGGCGCCGCCGCCCGCACGGTCGACGTCGCCCCGACTCTCGCGAAGCTCGCCGGCATCCAGGCGCCTGCGGATCTCGATGGCCATGCGCTGATCGAGCCGGCCGCGAAGCGGTGA
- a CDS encoding TolC family protein: MRCRRICVGRWLLPISLALMFSTLEPAWCASLPEVHAGSGTEAPAATTPGDPAGGRAPVAELLKDPGRLLTWLRDHSRDVAAASSRVDEARAGYRASRLFPNPVLGFNLSDINAGKSNPPGLGFHDTSITSYTLSETAEIGKRGPRIASANDMLGATVETYLDLLGQKAADARLALGRALYLRERQTTLEETLASARRVLDLEKARLDHGEVSGNDYDRLLLDTTTLESDFARSAAEYRASLDACRAVLFAECAVDDAGMEIAELGSAVALPEPPVDEESALAQRPDVKSLESEREAARMDLVLARRRRIPDPAIGIGYTHDNLTISGDQPNTFAVGVTVALPLFDRGQHDAARAAAHAAEIEAIRDTTLTSARADLSGLLRRKSFLESTVSTLQTDALPRSSGILDTTLQAFDQGEVGMTDLLLVRRNHTTLILNLMDLRFEYFTVRNELRRVLGLDAGVARKSDVARSAATDTRENQRGG; this comes from the coding sequence GTGCGATGCCGTCGGATCTGCGTCGGCAGGTGGCTCCTCCCGATCTCCCTCGCCCTCATGTTCTCGACCCTGGAGCCGGCCTGGTGCGCCTCACTCCCCGAGGTCCACGCCGGAAGCGGCACCGAAGCTCCCGCCGCGACCACGCCCGGCGATCCGGCAGGCGGACGGGCTCCCGTCGCCGAACTGCTGAAGGATCCTGGCCGGCTCCTCACCTGGCTTCGCGACCACAGCCGCGACGTGGCCGCGGCGTCGTCGCGCGTCGACGAGGCGCGCGCGGGATACCGCGCGAGCCGCCTCTTCCCGAATCCGGTGCTCGGCTTCAACCTGAGCGACATCAACGCCGGAAAGAGCAACCCGCCCGGCCTCGGGTTCCACGACACGTCGATCACCTCGTACACGCTGAGCGAGACGGCCGAGATCGGAAAGCGCGGCCCGCGCATCGCCTCGGCGAACGACATGCTCGGGGCGACCGTCGAGACGTACCTCGACCTCCTCGGCCAGAAGGCCGCCGATGCGCGCCTGGCGCTCGGTCGGGCGCTCTATCTCCGCGAGCGCCAGACGACCCTCGAGGAGACGCTCGCCTCGGCGAGGCGCGTTCTCGATCTCGAGAAGGCGCGCCTCGATCACGGCGAGGTCAGCGGGAACGACTACGATCGCCTCCTTCTCGACACGACGACGCTCGAGTCGGATTTCGCGCGGAGCGCGGCGGAATACCGCGCCTCCCTGGACGCGTGCCGCGCGGTGCTCTTCGCCGAGTGCGCCGTGGACGACGCCGGCATGGAGATCGCGGAGCTCGGGAGCGCGGTCGCCCTTCCCGAGCCGCCGGTGGACGAGGAATCGGCGCTCGCGCAGCGCCCCGACGTGAAGTCGCTCGAGAGCGAGAGGGAGGCCGCGAGGATGGACCTCGTCCTCGCCCGGCGCCGGAGGATTCCCGATCCGGCCATCGGCATCGGCTACACGCACGACAACCTGACGATCTCGGGGGATCAGCCGAACACCTTCGCCGTCGGCGTGACGGTGGCGCTCCCGCTCTTCGATCGCGGGCAGCACGACGCCGCCCGCGCGGCGGCCCACGCCGCCGAGATCGAGGCGATCCGCGACACGACGCTCACCTCGGCGCGCGCGGATCTCTCCGGGCTCCTCCGCCGGAAGAGCTTTCTCGAGAGCACGGTGAGCACCCTCCAGACCGACGCCCTGCCGCGCTCGTCCGGAATTCTCGACACGACGCTGCAGGCGTTCGATCAGGGGGAGGTCGGCATGACCGATCTCCTCCTCGTGCGCCGCAACCACACCACCCTGATCTTGAACCTGATGGACCTCCGGTTCGAGTACTTCACCGTCCGCAACGAGCTGCGCCGCGTGCTCGGCCTCGACGCCGGGGTAGCCCGCAAATCCGACG